A part of Streptomyces sp. NBC_00557 genomic DNA contains:
- a CDS encoding nicotinamide mononucleotide transporter family protein: MNWLNSEAFTLFGQRIIWSDMTGNILGLITLALGWRRSLWTWPVQFLSGLVLFAAFFGHLTGSAGKQAVVMAVALYGWWQWRRNRDRSDDGHIAPRFATWRERAAMLGAAAAGTVAVALLFTAYPSLSWDPWPDAYIFVGTIVAMYAQAKGMVEFWIAWLLVDLVGVPLNFANGYAFSGFVYVIYGALVLWGMRDWWLRSRRSTQPVLEGAPA; encoded by the coding sequence GTGAACTGGCTGAACTCCGAGGCCTTCACCCTCTTCGGCCAGCGCATCATCTGGTCCGACATGACCGGCAACATCCTCGGTCTGATCACCCTCGCCCTCGGCTGGCGCCGCTCCCTGTGGACCTGGCCCGTGCAGTTCCTCTCCGGGCTCGTCCTGTTCGCCGCCTTCTTCGGCCATCTGACCGGCAGCGCCGGCAAGCAGGCCGTCGTCATGGCCGTCGCCCTCTACGGCTGGTGGCAGTGGCGGCGCAACAGGGACCGCTCGGACGACGGGCACATCGCCCCCCGGTTCGCCACCTGGCGCGAGCGCGCGGCGATGCTCGGCGCGGCCGCCGCCGGCACGGTCGCGGTGGCCCTGCTCTTCACGGCCTACCCGTCGCTGTCCTGGGACCCCTGGCCCGACGCCTACATCTTCGTCGGCACCATCGTCGCCATGTACGCCCAGGCCAAGGGCATGGTCGAGTTCTGGATCGCCTGGCTGCTGGTCGACCTCGTCGGCGTGCCCCTCAACTTCGCCAACGGCTACGCCTTCTCCGGTTTCGTCTACGTCATCTACGGCGCACTCGTCCTGTGGGGCATGCGCGACTGGTGGCTGCGCTCCCGCAGGAGCACGCAGCCCGTCCTGGAAGGAGCCCCGGCATGA
- the hisG gene encoding ATP phosphoribosyltransferase, whose amino-acid sequence MLRIAVPNKGSLSGPAAEMLHEAGYQQRRESKELRIVDPVNEVEFFYLRPRDIAIYVASGRLDLGITGRDLLIDSGADAEEILPLGFARSTFRFAAKPGTANGVEDLKGKTVATSYEGIVAGHLEERGIDASVVHLDGAVETAIELGVAEVIADVVETGTSLRNAGLEVFGEPIMKSEAIVIRRTSSDAEDPKVQQFLRRLQGVLVARTYVMMDYDCRVEQLEKAVALTPGLESPTVSPLHNEGWVAVRAMVPAKEAQRIMDDLYAIGARAILTTAIHACRL is encoded by the coding sequence ATGCTGCGCATCGCCGTCCCCAACAAGGGTTCACTGTCCGGCCCTGCGGCGGAGATGCTGCATGAGGCCGGCTACCAGCAGCGCCGCGAGTCCAAGGAACTGCGGATCGTCGACCCGGTGAACGAGGTCGAGTTCTTCTACCTCCGCCCCCGCGACATCGCGATCTACGTCGCCTCCGGCCGTCTCGACCTGGGCATCACCGGCCGCGACCTGCTGATCGACTCCGGCGCCGACGCCGAGGAGATCCTGCCGCTCGGCTTCGCCCGCTCCACCTTCCGCTTCGCCGCCAAGCCGGGCACCGCGAACGGCGTCGAGGACCTCAAGGGCAAGACGGTCGCCACCTCCTACGAGGGCATCGTCGCAGGGCACCTCGAGGAACGCGGCATCGACGCCTCCGTCGTGCACCTGGACGGCGCCGTGGAGACCGCGATCGAGCTGGGCGTCGCCGAGGTCATCGCCGACGTCGTCGAGACCGGCACCAGCCTGCGCAACGCCGGCCTGGAGGTCTTCGGCGAGCCGATCATGAAGTCCGAGGCCATCGTCATCCGCCGCACCAGCAGTGACGCCGAGGACCCGAAGGTCCAGCAGTTCCTGCGCCGCCTCCAGGGCGTCCTGGTCGCCCGGACGTACGTGATGATGGACTACGACTGCCGGGTCGAGCAGCTCGAGAAGGCCGTCGCGCTCACCCCGGGCCTGGAGTCCCCGACCGTCTCCCCGCTGCACAACGAGGGCTGGGTCGCGGTCCGCGCCATGGTCCCCGCCAAGGAGGCGCAGCGGATCATGGACGACCTGTACGCCATCGGCGCCCGCGCCATCCTCACCACGGCCATCCACGCCTGCCGCCTGTAA
- a CDS encoding bifunctional 3,4-dihydroxy-2-butanone-4-phosphate synthase/GTP cyclohydrolase II produces MTSAPPLYATDAIENFGLDPVEQAIADIAAGRPVVVVDDEDRENEGDLVIAAEHATPEIVAFMMSECRGLICAPMEGGELDRLQLPQMVQDNTESMKTAFTVSVDASAAHGVSTGISASDRATTLQLLASGTAEPTDFVRPGHIFPLRAKPGGVLVRNGHTEAAVDLARLAGLRPAGAIVEIAGEDGRMLRLPELIPFARKHGLTIISIEDLIAYRRGSEPTVRREAETRLPTRHGTFTAYGYRSTVDGVEHVALVHGEIGAGEDVLVRVHSECLTGDVFGSLRCDCGPQLDAALRRIQEEGRGVVVYLRGHEGRGIGLLSKLRAYELQERGRDTLDANLELGLPADARDYGAGAQILADLGVRSVRLMTNNPDKTDALLRNGLKVTGRESMPVQAGEHNLHYLRTKRDRMGHDLPWLDTPAVAANQ; encoded by the coding sequence ATGACCTCGGCACCGCCCCTGTACGCCACCGACGCCATCGAGAACTTCGGCCTCGACCCCGTCGAGCAGGCCATCGCCGACATCGCGGCGGGCCGCCCGGTCGTCGTCGTGGACGACGAGGACCGCGAGAACGAGGGCGACCTCGTCATCGCCGCCGAGCACGCGACCCCCGAGATCGTCGCGTTCATGATGAGCGAGTGCCGGGGACTGATCTGCGCGCCCATGGAGGGCGGGGAACTCGACCGGCTCCAGCTCCCGCAGATGGTCCAGGACAACACCGAGTCGATGAAGACCGCGTTCACCGTCTCGGTGGACGCCTCCGCCGCGCACGGTGTGAGCACCGGCATCTCCGCCTCCGACCGCGCGACCACGCTCCAGCTGCTCGCGAGCGGCACGGCCGAGCCCACGGACTTCGTCCGGCCCGGCCACATCTTCCCGCTGCGCGCCAAGCCCGGCGGCGTCCTCGTCCGCAACGGCCACACCGAGGCCGCCGTCGACCTCGCCCGGCTCGCAGGGCTCCGCCCGGCCGGCGCCATCGTGGAGATCGCCGGCGAGGACGGCCGGATGCTCCGCCTGCCCGAGCTGATCCCGTTCGCCCGCAAGCACGGCCTGACGATCATCTCCATCGAGGACCTGATCGCCTACCGCCGCGGCAGCGAGCCCACCGTCCGCCGCGAGGCCGAGACCCGCCTGCCCACCCGGCACGGCACCTTCACCGCCTACGGCTACCGGTCCACCGTCGACGGCGTCGAGCACGTCGCCCTCGTCCACGGCGAGATCGGCGCCGGCGAGGACGTCCTGGTCCGCGTCCACTCCGAATGCCTCACCGGGGACGTCTTCGGCTCCCTGCGCTGCGACTGCGGCCCGCAGCTGGACGCCGCCCTGCGGCGCATCCAGGAGGAGGGCCGGGGCGTCGTGGTCTACCTGCGCGGCCACGAGGGACGCGGCATCGGCCTGCTGTCCAAGCTCCGGGCGTACGAACTGCAGGAGCGGGGCCGCGACACCCTCGACGCCAACCTCGAACTCGGCCTGCCCGCCGACGCCCGCGACTACGGCGCGGGCGCGCAGATCCTCGCCGACCTCGGCGTGCGCAGCGTCCGGCTGATGACCAACAACCCCGACAAGACCGACGCGCTGCTGCGGAACGGCCTGAAGGTCACCGGCCGCGAGTCGATGCCGGTCCAGGCCGGCGAGCACAACCTGCACTACCTGCGCACCAAGCGCGACCGTATGGGACACGACCTGCCCTGGCTGGACACGCCGGCCGTGGCGGCCAACCAGTAA
- a CDS encoding phosphoribosyl-ATP diphosphatase: MSKKTFEELFTELQQKAAHGDPATSRTAELVGKGVHAIGKKVVEEAAEVWMAAEYEGKEAAAEEISQLLYHVQVMMVARGISLDDVYAYL, from the coding sequence ATGTCCAAGAAGACGTTCGAGGAGCTCTTCACCGAGCTCCAGCAGAAGGCCGCCCACGGCGACCCCGCCACCTCCCGCACCGCCGAGCTGGTCGGCAAGGGCGTCCATGCCATCGGCAAGAAGGTCGTCGAAGAGGCCGCCGAGGTCTGGATGGCCGCCGAGTACGAGGGCAAGGAGGCGGCCGCCGAGGAGATCTCCCAGCTGCTGTACCACGTCCAGGTGATGATGGTCGCCCGCGGGATCTCCCTGGACGACGTCTACGCCTACCTGTAA
- a CDS encoding PH domain-containing protein, producing the protein MSDTPTTPALPVTFRPGHTRAILLTAGVLIFLTISGIGMLLEQLGPGERASFVITGALIFWVLARISRVRVVADESGVTVVNIASKRRLEWPEILQVNLRPGDPWVFLNLSDGTSLPALGIQPGLAKQRAIADAQALRALAEARATAHPADSRG; encoded by the coding sequence ATGTCCGACACGCCCACCACCCCCGCCCTTCCCGTCACCTTCCGGCCGGGCCACACCCGGGCGATCCTGCTCACCGCCGGTGTGCTGATCTTCCTGACCATCTCCGGGATCGGGATGCTGCTGGAGCAGCTCGGTCCGGGGGAGCGGGCCAGCTTCGTCATCACGGGCGCGCTGATCTTCTGGGTGCTGGCCCGGATCTCCCGGGTGAGGGTCGTCGCCGACGAGTCCGGTGTCACCGTGGTGAACATCGCGAGCAAGCGCCGCCTGGAGTGGCCGGAGATCCTTCAGGTGAACCTCCGTCCGGGGGATCCCTGGGTCTTCCTCAACCTCAGCGACGGCACCAGCCTGCCCGCGCTCGGCATCCAGCCGGGGCTCGCCAAGCAGCGCGCCATCGCGGACGCGCAGGCGCTGCGGGCCCTCGCCGAAGCCCGTGCGACGGCGCACCCGGCGGACAGCCGGGGCTGA
- a CDS encoding hemolysin family protein, with protein sequence MTISLLLLGAAFLLILANGFFVAAEFGLVTVEATEAEKAAAEGDRRARRVAESLKELSFQLSGTQLGITITSLVVGMLAEPALARLLRGPFAALGIPDGAVSGVAVVVGMLLASAVQMVIGELVPKNWAVSKPLPVARFVAGPQAGFSRLFRPVISALNTVANRLVRALGVEPAEELASARTPGELVSLARHSAQAGALEQDTADLFVRTLSLGELTAQHVMTPRVKVSALQDTATAEDVVNLTRATGLSRFPVYREKIDEIVGMAHLKDALAVPVHDRLRTPVGRIARKALLVPETLPVQPLLTRLRSEQPIAVVVDEYGGTAGVVTLEDIVEELVGEVRDEHDAKDMPELAPAPPEDGRPAWDAAGSCRVDILQRIGLDVPEGPYETVAGLVADLLGRIPAPGDRAELPGWRLSVRQVGHYRAERVRLVRTAPAADMMEAAR encoded by the coding sequence GTGACCATCTCCCTGCTGCTCCTGGGAGCGGCTTTCCTGCTGATCCTCGCCAACGGCTTCTTCGTGGCCGCCGAATTCGGCCTCGTGACCGTCGAGGCGACGGAGGCCGAGAAGGCGGCCGCCGAGGGCGACCGACGGGCCCGCAGGGTCGCCGAGTCGCTCAAGGAGCTGTCCTTCCAGCTGTCCGGCACGCAGCTCGGCATCACCATCACCTCCCTGGTCGTCGGCATGCTCGCCGAGCCCGCCCTGGCCCGGCTGCTGCGCGGCCCGTTCGCCGCGCTCGGCATCCCCGACGGCGCCGTCTCCGGTGTCGCCGTGGTCGTCGGCATGCTGCTGGCCTCCGCGGTCCAGATGGTGATCGGCGAGCTCGTGCCCAAGAACTGGGCGGTGTCCAAGCCGCTGCCCGTCGCCCGGTTCGTGGCCGGCCCGCAGGCCGGCTTCTCCCGCCTGTTCCGCCCGGTGATCTCCGCGCTCAACACGGTCGCCAACCGGCTGGTGCGAGCCCTCGGCGTCGAGCCCGCCGAGGAACTGGCCTCCGCCCGCACCCCGGGCGAACTCGTCTCCCTGGCCCGCCACTCCGCGCAGGCCGGAGCCCTGGAGCAGGACACGGCCGACCTGTTCGTGCGCACCCTGTCCCTGGGCGAACTGACCGCGCAGCACGTCATGACCCCGCGCGTGAAGGTCAGCGCCCTGCAGGACACGGCCACCGCCGAGGACGTCGTCAACCTCACCCGGGCCACCGGCCTGTCCCGCTTCCCCGTCTACCGGGAGAAGATCGACGAGATCGTGGGCATGGCCCATCTGAAGGACGCCCTCGCCGTCCCCGTGCACGACCGCCTGCGCACCCCCGTCGGCCGCATCGCCCGCAAGGCGCTGCTGGTCCCGGAGACCCTGCCGGTCCAGCCCCTGCTGACCCGGCTCCGCTCCGAGCAGCCCATCGCGGTCGTCGTCGACGAGTACGGCGGCACGGCCGGCGTGGTCACCCTGGAGGACATCGTCGAGGAGCTCGTCGGCGAGGTGCGCGACGAGCACGACGCCAAGGACATGCCCGAGCTGGCCCCGGCCCCGCCGGAGGACGGCCGGCCCGCCTGGGACGCCGCCGGCAGCTGCCGGGTCGACATCCTCCAGCGCATAGGCCTCGACGTGCCCGAGGGACCGTACGAGACGGTCGCCGGACTCGTCGCCGACCTGCTGGGCCGCATCCCGGCGCCCGGAGACCGGGCCGAGCTGCCCGGCTGGCGGCTCTCGGTCCGCCAGGTCGGCCACTACCGCGCCGAGCGGGTCCGCCTGGTCCGTACGGCCCCGGCGGCAGACATGATGGAGGCCGCCCGATGA
- the ribH gene encoding 6,7-dimethyl-8-ribityllumazine synthase, whose amino-acid sequence MSGKGAPELSVRNASDLRVAVIAAQWHEKVMDGLVNGALRALRELGIDEPTLIRVPGSFELPVAAKVLAGRGYDAVVALGVVIRGGTPHFEYVCQGVTAGLTQVSVETGVPVGFGVLTCDTEEQALDRAGLEGSSEDKGHEAVTAAVSTAATLRSVSEPWH is encoded by the coding sequence GTGAGCGGCAAGGGTGCACCGGAGTTGTCCGTACGCAACGCGAGCGACCTGAGGGTCGCCGTCATCGCGGCGCAGTGGCACGAGAAGGTGATGGACGGTCTGGTGAACGGCGCCCTGCGCGCCCTGCGCGAGCTGGGGATCGACGAGCCGACCCTGATCCGGGTCCCGGGCAGCTTCGAACTCCCGGTCGCCGCGAAGGTGCTGGCCGGGCGCGGCTACGACGCCGTGGTCGCCCTCGGCGTCGTCATCCGCGGCGGCACCCCGCACTTCGAGTACGTGTGCCAGGGCGTCACCGCCGGACTCACCCAGGTCAGCGTCGAGACCGGCGTGCCCGTCGGCTTCGGCGTGCTCACCTGCGACACCGAGGAGCAGGCGCTGGACCGGGCCGGCCTGGAGGGCTCGAGCGAGGACAAGGGCCACGAGGCGGTGACCGCGGCGGTCTCGACCGCCGCCACACTGCGCTCGGTATCCGAACCCTGGCACTGA
- a CDS encoding riboflavin synthase: MFTGIVEELGEVTAVENLGDASRFRLRGPVVTEGARHGDSIAVNGVCLTVVEHEGDEFTADVMAETLQRSSLGALTVGSRVNLERPMAVGARLGGHIVQGHVDGTGEILERKPSENWEIVKISLPADLSRYVVEKGSITVDGISLTVVDAGPDYFTVSLIPTTLALTTLGHKQPGDPVNLEVDVVAKYVERLLGDRAQGAAK; encoded by the coding sequence GTGTTCACCGGAATCGTCGAAGAGCTGGGTGAGGTCACCGCCGTCGAGAACCTCGGCGACGCCTCCCGCTTCCGGCTCCGCGGCCCCGTGGTGACCGAGGGCGCGCGGCACGGCGACTCCATCGCCGTGAACGGGGTCTGTCTCACCGTCGTCGAGCACGAGGGCGACGAGTTCACCGCCGACGTGATGGCGGAGACCCTGCAGCGTTCCAGCCTCGGCGCGCTCACCGTCGGCTCCCGCGTCAACCTCGAACGGCCCATGGCCGTCGGCGCGCGCCTCGGCGGGCACATCGTGCAGGGCCACGTCGACGGCACCGGCGAGATCCTGGAGCGCAAGCCCTCCGAGAACTGGGAGATCGTGAAGATCTCCCTGCCTGCGGACCTCTCCCGCTACGTCGTCGAGAAGGGCTCCATCACCGTCGACGGCATCAGCCTCACGGTCGTGGACGCCGGCCCCGACTACTTCACCGTCAGCCTCATCCCGACCACCCTCGCGCTGACCACGCTCGGCCACAAGCAGCCCGGCGACCCGGTCAACCTCGAGGTCGACGTCGTCGCCAAGTACGTCGAGCGGCTGCTCGGCGACCGCGCCCAGGGAGCCGCCAAGTGA